The Sinomicrobium kalidii genome contains a region encoding:
- a CDS encoding OmpH family outer membrane protein — protein sequence MKKIIIAGVALLGLLSCQQNKIAFVDNTKLINDYQEKKDVEAKFKGKLDTFEKKTDSLSKALQAEAQVFQNEASKMSQSKAQEKYNTLMQKRQQIQQQVQQEEMQLQQESQEQIDSLIEKVRDFVKEYGKNNGYTYILGANEAGSVLYGEEGKDITEEVLKILNEKYKEEK from the coding sequence ATGAAGAAAATTATCATAGCCGGAGTGGCTCTACTGGGATTGCTTTCCTGTCAGCAGAATAAAATTGCTTTCGTGGATAATACCAAGCTTATCAACGATTATCAGGAAAAGAAGGACGTAGAAGCCAAATTCAAGGGAAAACTGGATACTTTCGAGAAAAAAACCGATAGTTTGTCCAAGGCATTACAGGCCGAGGCACAGGTTTTTCAGAATGAAGCATCCAAGATGTCCCAAAGCAAGGCACAGGAAAAGTATAACACCTTAATGCAAAAGCGGCAGCAAATTCAGCAACAGGTACAGCAGGAGGAAATGCAATTGCAGCAGGAAAGTCAGGAACAAATAGATTCACTGATAGAAAAAGTACGCGATTTCGTAAAGGAATATGGTAAAAATAACGGGTATACCTATATTCTGGGGGCCAATGAAGCGGGGAGCGTTTTATATGGTGAAGAAGGCAAGGACATCACCGAAGAGGTCCTGAAGATCCTTAATGAAAAATATAAAGAAGAAAAATAA
- a CDS encoding class I SAM-dependent methyltransferase produces MNTTENPVYLRCKDHTVSGKTFSLIRDEKHQMLYTHPAPKADELPEYYKSEDYISHTDARRSWFEKIYHLVKSYALRQKLKYINAADPGKGALLDIGAGTGDFLAVAKKDGWNVNGTEPNTSARKRAGEKGILLFEKPDASFVEDKRSAYDIITMWHVLEHVPDLERQLEELKKLLRKNGTLFIAVPNFRSYDAEYYKEYWAAYDVPRHLWHFSSDAVRSLFSEKGMEVEQIIPMKFDAYYVSLLSEKYKNGKMNIFRAFCTGWLSNRKAARSKEYSSLIYVIKHQNN; encoded by the coding sequence ATGAACACTACCGAAAACCCCGTTTACCTGAGATGTAAAGACCATACGGTAAGCGGTAAAACATTTTCCCTGATCAGGGATGAAAAACACCAGATGCTTTATACACATCCGGCGCCGAAAGCAGATGAACTTCCTGAATATTATAAAAGTGAAGATTATATTTCCCATACTGATGCCCGGCGGAGCTGGTTTGAGAAAATCTATCACCTGGTAAAAAGTTATGCCCTGAGGCAAAAATTGAAATACATCAATGCCGCAGATCCGGGAAAGGGAGCCCTTTTGGATATTGGTGCAGGTACCGGCGATTTTCTGGCTGTGGCAAAAAAAGACGGGTGGAATGTTAACGGAACTGAACCCAATACATCGGCACGGAAAAGGGCAGGGGAAAAAGGAATTTTACTTTTCGAAAAACCGGACGCCTCTTTTGTGGAAGATAAACGGTCTGCATATGACATTATCACCATGTGGCATGTACTCGAGCATGTGCCCGATCTGGAACGTCAACTGGAAGAGTTAAAAAAACTGCTCCGGAAAAATGGCACACTTTTTATTGCTGTTCCCAATTTTCGTTCCTACGATGCAGAATATTATAAGGAATATTGGGCAGCCTATGATGTCCCCAGGCATCTCTGGCATTTTTCTTCGGATGCGGTAAGATCGCTTTTTTCGGAAAAAGGAATGGAGGTGGAACAGATCATCCCCATGAAATTTGATGCGTATTATGTAAGCCTGCTTTCCGAAAAATACAAAAACGGGAAAATGAATATTTTTCGGGCTTTTTGTACAGGGTGGCTTTCCAATCGTAAAGCTGCGCGCTCTAAGGAGTACTCTTCCCTGATTTATGTGATTAAACATCAAAATAATTGA